The proteins below are encoded in one region of Odocoileus virginianus isolate 20LAN1187 ecotype Illinois chromosome 34, Ovbor_1.2, whole genome shotgun sequence:
- the TTLL2 gene encoding probable tubulin polyglutamylase TTLL2 has product MAKDEPPGASLKPLVFRVDETTPEVVQSVLLERGWSKFDQHERNVEDWNLYWRTSSFRMAEHANVKPWQCLNHHPGTTRLTRKDLLAKHLQHMGRLYGTPLYAFLPATFVMPSDYSKFVAQYFKEKQALDAKLSYWICKPAELSRGRGIIIFSDIKNLIFADTCIIQKYICNPLLVGRYKCDLRVYVCVTGFKPLTIYIYQEGLVRFATEKFDLGDLGNSYAHLTNSSINRSGASYEKIKEVVGSGCKWTLSRFFSYLRSWDVDDLLLWQKINRVVILTVLAIAPSVPFAANCFELFGFDILIDDNLKPWLLEVNYSPGLSLDCSADVSVKRRLIHDTIELIHLHSLRNERKESCGAADGSPGVSLAGKDRGQGSNLPYESFSQLRSRRAFSKDETPVKKVVTTCPENRHTCQPREALSRQKEVHPSAREPPKAKPKARARHPALNTLIPCVSLIQPRGREKGLSLHIQPDSSWVPGPQAGNFVLIFPFNEATFGASRNGLNVRRIIQELQKLMHKQCSQVAEKKIKRK; this is encoded by the coding sequence ATGGCCAAAGATGAGCCTCCAGGTGCCAGTCTGAAGCCCCTGGTGTTCCGGGTGGACGAGACCACCCCCGAGGTGGTGCAAAGTGTCCTCCTGGAGCGCGGCTGGAGCAAGTTTGACCAGCACGAGCGGAACGTGGAGGACTGGAACCTCTACTGGAGGACCTCCTCCTTCCGGATGGCCGAGCACGCCAACGTCAAGCCCTGGCAGTGCCTGAACCACCACCCGGGCACCACCAGGCTCACCAGGAAGGACCTCCTGGCCAAACACCTGCAGCACATGGGGCGTCTGTACGGCACCCCCCTGTACGCCTTCCTCCCCGCCACGTTCGTCATGCCCAGCGACTACAGCAAGTTCGTGGCCCAGTACTTCAAGGAGAAGCAGGCGCTGGACGCCAAGCTCAGCTACTGGATTTGCAAGCCTGCAGAGCTCTCTCGAGGGCGAGGAATCATCATTTTCAGTGACATTAAAAACCTGATCTTTGCCGACACATGCATCATACAGAAATACATCTGCAACCCTCTACTTGTCGGGAGATACAAGTGTGACCTCCGCGTCTACGTGTGTGTCACTGGCTTCAAGCCGTTGACCATCTACATTTATCAGGAAGGGCTGGTGCGCTTTGCCACAGAGAAGTTTGACCTTGGCGATCTGGGGAACAGCTACGCCCACTTGACCAACAGCAGCATCAACAGGTCCGGGGCCTCGTATGAGAAGATCAAAGAGGTGGTGGGCAGCGGCTGCAAGTGGACCCTCAGCCGCTTCTTCTCGTACCTGCGGAGCTGGGACGTGGACGACCTGCTCCTCTGGCAGAAAATCAACCGCGTGGTGATCCTCACTGTGCTGGCCATCGCGCCTTCTGTGCCCTTTGCGGCCAACTGCTTCGAGCTCTTCGGATTCGACATCCTCATCGATGACAACTTGAAGCCGTGGCTGTTGGAGGTCAACTACAGCCCGGGCCTGTCCCTCGACTGTTCGGCAGATGTGTCCGTGAAGAGGAGGCTCATCCATGACACCATCGAGCTCATTCACTTGCACAGTCTCAGAAACGAGAGGAAGGAGAGCTGTGGTGCTGCAGATGGAAGTCCCGGCGTCTCCCtcgctgggaaagacagaggtcAGGGCAGCAACCTTCCTTACGAGTCCTTCTCACAACTCAGGAGCAGAAGGGCATTCAGTAAGGACGAAACTCCAGTGAAGAAAGTGGTCACGACGTGCCCTGAAAACCGGCACACCTGCCAGCCTCGAGAAGCGCTGAGCAGGCAGAAGGAGGTACACCCGTCGGCGCGGGAGCCTCCCAAAGCCAAGCCGAAGGCCAGGGCCAGGCACCCGGCCCTCAACACGCTCATCCCCTGCGTGTCGCTCATCCAGCCCCGCGGCCGGGAGAAGGGCCTCTCCCTGCACATCCAGCCGGACAGCAGCTGGGTGCCCGGTCCCCAGGCAGGCAactttgttctcatttttcctttcaaCGAAGCTACTTTTGGAGCGTCTAGGAATGGACTCAATGTCAGGAGGATAATTCAAGAGCTCCAGAAACTAATGCATAAGCAATGTTCTCAAgtggcagaaaagaaaataaaaagaaaataa